The nucleotide sequence AACACTATAAAAGAAAGCCGCAGATGTTCCTAACGCCACAAGTACATCCATGTTTGCACTCTTATTTCGAAGCGCTCGATACGCCCCTACATAAAATGGCCCACCGATATAAAACTGTACAATAGAAGCGAGCACTAGCTGAAACCAAGGGTTCATCAAAAGATGAGGAAGCGGCAAGCCAAAGTCCCAAGGCATATGAGCAATCATCGTATATAAAAGTGGCAGCGATAAAACGATAGAGAGAATCAATTTTCTTTTCTTGGTCGAGATTTCTTCTTCTTTCTTCGTTTTCTTCGATTCCCTATCTTGCTGGATGGATCCTTTATAGCCTAGTTTTTCAATCTTTTTTATAAGATCATCCACCGAAACGATAGAAGGATTGTATTCTATCGTCCCCGTTTCTCCTGTTAAATTGACAGTAGCGCCAGAAACGCCGTCCATTCGGTTTAAACTTTTTTCAATCCGCGTAGAGCAAGCGGCACATGTCATACCAGATATATCAAGCTCCACTTTCTCTTTAGTTACCCCATAGCCTAGCTTCTCTATTTTTTGTTCAATCTCTCCAATCGTGGTCACTTTAGGATCAAACTTTACAGAAGCTTTTTCCATGGCTAAGTTAACATTTGCGTCAACACCATCCATTTTGTTCAATACTTTTTCAATCCGGACCGCACAGGCTGAACAAGTCATTCCTGTAATTCCAAAATTCGTTTCCTTTTCGCTCATGGTTTTCACCTTCTTTTTACGATTTGGAGAACTGTTTAATTACTCTCATCAATTCTTCAATAGAGTCTTCACCATTCCCAGACTTGATCGCATCTGCTACACAATGCTGTGTGTGGCTTTCCATCAGTTGAAAGCCGACTCTTTTTAAACCAGCTGTTACCGCGGATATCTGCACGAGAACATCAATACAATACCGATCTTCTTCGATCATCTTTTGAAGACCGCGCACCTGGCCTTCTATCTTTTTTAAACGATTGTTTAAATCTTGTTTATCACTGTCGCAGCGATGTGTTTTTTGTTCCATAGCGTATCACCCTTTCATAATGGGATGCTTTATACTTTATAATATACTATACCCCCCTATGGTATGTAAATTATTAGCTTATGTTCTATTCTTTTTAACAATTGTGTAGATACCTATTACAGCTGCTGCCCCTAAAATTATCTTTCCTTCCATGTTCCACTCTGCAATGTTATAGACCGAATAAGCTTCAAGCAATAGTGCCGGCACTTTTCCAATCGAACTTGCTAAAATAAAAACCCCTGCTGAAACAGCTCCGATCGCACTTGCAAATGTAACTACTCCTGATGGAACGAATGGCAATAACCTTAGAGATACGATTAAAAGAAATGCATCTTTCCCTTTTGCTTCTAACAACCTTACCACCCGGGGGTACCCGTTTAGCTTCTTTCTTGTAGCCTGTTTAAACCCTTTTCTATATAAAGCGAACGAAACTGCTGCTCCTGCAGCCTCTCCGATAAATGAAATGAAGGTACCATTCCAAAAGCCAAAGAAAATAATGTTGGCACCGGTTAAAAAAACAGATGGAACGACGCCTAAAATCGCGATCACAATATTAAGCAAAATAGAGATCAAAATGGCCCATTCGCTATATTCTTGAAAAAAGGTTAATACGGTTTCCGACATTATGTACGTTCCTCCTCTAAAAGCTTCCCCTTATCTTATCTATCGTACTAAAAAAGCCATGCGGGTGCATGGCTTTGGTCTTACTTATTTTCGGTTATGAAGTAAAACGGTTAAGCTGATTAGCGTTACAAGGATAGTTGCGCCCATATCAGATAAAATCGCGATCCATAACGTTAACCACCCTGGGATGGTAAGGAGCAGAGCCAAAAGTTTCAGTCCAAGCGATAAACCAATGTTCCACTTGATGATTCTGTTTACTTTTCTGGATACCTGAACAGCATCTGGCAGTTTGCCTAAATGATCTTGCATAAGAACGATATCTGCCGTCTCAATGGCACTGTCTGTTCCTTTTCCCATTGCAATTCCTAAATCAGCGGTTGCCAGTGCAGGTGCATCATTAATTCCGTCACCGATCATGGCTACTTTTCCACTCGCTTTTAGTGACTTTACCTTTTCTACCTTTTCTTCTGGCAGCAAGCCTCCAAAGAAAGCGGAAACTCCTGTACGTTTTGCTACTTTTTCCGCTACTGCGGGATGATCTCCCGTTAGCATCACAGTCTCTCTAACACCTTTTTCATGAAGAGCCCGGATGATAGCTGGACTTTCTGTTCTGATCTCATCCGCTATGGCAAACACACCTAGAATTTCACTTTCACTTGCTACCAATACGATTGTGTTTCCTTCATCTTTTAATGAAGTGATTACACTTTCTACGTTTCCGTCCGTTTGTATATCACCAATTATCTTTTCGTTTCCTAGTCGATATGTTTTTCCGTTCACAATTGCTGTAATTCCCTGTCCAGAAACAGTTGTGATCTCCTCGGCTTCAATTTCTTCTGTACCGAGTTCCCTGCACTTCGCAATAACCGCTTTTGCTAACGGATGGGATGACGATTTTTCGATGCTATATGCCACTTTATAAAAATCAGGGTGAAACGCTTGCTCTGCCACAACGTGCGGCTCTCCTAAGGTTAGAGTACCTGTTTTATCAAACGCGATGATCTCTATTTTTCCGAGTTGTTCTAAATAAGCTCCGCCTTTAATCAGAATGCCGTTTCGTGCATTTACCGTGATACCAGATAAAATGGCGATTGGTGATGAAAGAATAAGAGCGCAAGGACAGCCAACGATCAATACGGCAAGACCTTGATAAAACCACTCACCCCACGGCTCGTTTAATAAAAGCGGTGGCACCAGTATGACGAGTGCAGAGATAATCATGATAATGGGTGTGTAATAATTTGCAAAACGGTTGATAAAAAGCTCAGTCGGTGTTTTTGATTCCTGTGCTTCTTGGACGAGAGCCAAAATTTTTGAAAGTGCTGATTGATTGTACGTTTTCGTGATTTTCACGTAAAGAACACCTTCATTATTGATACTTCCGCCAAAAACCGGTTCCCCGTTCTCTTTTTCTACAGGCAGCGATTCGCCCGTTATCGCAGCTTCATTTACTGAGCTTTTACCATAAACGACAATACCGTCTGATGGTATCTTTTGACCGGTTTTCACGAGAACCACATCATCGACTTTTAATTCTTCAATCGAGATGGTTTCTGTATTACCATCTTTTAAAAGCAGAGCTTCTTTTGGAGCAACCTTTAATAAAGTCTCCATTGAACGGCGTGCCTTTTCCATTCCATATGATTCAAGCAGTTCATTGATTCCAAACAGAATGGCAACAAGTGCAGCTTCTTTCCATTCTCCGATCGCAACCGCCCCTATCAGCGCGACTGTCATCAATGTGTTTATATCGAATTTGAACTTTGTGAGGTTGCGAAGGCCTTTCATAAATGTTGGATAACCTGAAGTGATTGTGGCTATCGCATACAACAGAATGGCTATATACGCGGAATTCAATGCCCATTCTGCGCCTAATGCTGCAATAAAAGACGCTACAGAAACATATAAACCGATCATCAGCCAGTTTGGTCCTGTTGGCTCTCCGTCTGATTCAAAGCGCACATTTTCTGAAGAAAGAATAGAACGAACTGCTTTCATATCCATTTTCTCATCCAAAACAATCTTACTGGAGTTGAATTGAACTTTCGCCTCTTCACCGCCAGGAAGTTGCTGTATCTGCTCTTGTAATCTTAGGGCACAGTGACCGCAAGATAATCCTGTAATCTTATGCTCTTTCATATTTCCCCTCCTCTCTTTAGTCGTGTCTTGCATGATGTATCGTTTGATGCAAGAGAGTCATAACGTGTTCATCATCTATTGAATAATAAAGTGTTGTTCCTGCACGTCTAAATTTTACTAATCTTAAATTTTTCAAAAAGCGTAATTGATGAGAAACTGTGGATTGCATGAGTGCGAGTTCTTCTGCTATTTCTGAAACACTGCATTCCTTTTCTCCTAACAGATGCAAAACTCGGATGCGCGTAGGATCTGAAAGTGCTTTGAAAGTTTGAGATACGATAAATAGTGTTTCCTCATCAAGTTGTTCATATTTGTTATTTTGATCAGACATCCCAGCCACCCTTTCATTTTCACCTTTCAATCATTATATGAACATATGCTCATATATGTTACTTAGAGTGTAACGAATATTTGAAAAATGTGCAAAGTAAAATACTGCTTCGGTAGTCCTTGTTGCTTTTGTAAGTGGTTGATTTCGTTCCAGATGCTCGCTTTCCGCGGGGCAGGCGGTGAGCCACATTCGTACGTTACACGTATAAGTGTCTCACCTGTCTAGTTGCAGTGGCTAGCCCCTCGAGGTCAAAAGTTAAATGGCTCAGAAGGCAAAGTGCGCCTTCAAATCCATTCACCTTTTGCTTGTCGGGGCTGAACGAGCCACTTCCACTTTTCGGACTGCCCGCCTGTCCCGCAGGAGTCTCGCATCTTGCACTCCAATCAACTGTCAAAGAAGGAAAATAAAAAAGAGTTTTGAAAGCACCAATCTACTAGAAAAAAGCCTTCCTAAAAGATTGTTACTTATGGCATTTTTCATTCTCTTCCTTGACAAGTTGATTGGAGCAGAAGGTGGCGAGACTCCTATGGGACGAGCGGTCAGGTGGAGACTCCTAATGTCGCAAAGCGGCAGGAGGCTCACCGTACGCCCCATGGAAAGCGAGCCACCTGGAGCGGAAATCAACTACTCTCAAAAGCAACACTGTTTTACGAAAACAATCTCAAACAAAAAGAAGCTGCGTTCACAGCTTCTTTAAGCGTTGCTTGTCTCTGCTCTTTTTAATCTTGGTTTTTTACCATAGGTCAATGTTCTCCACACCCATTCAAGCGGTCCCATGGTGTATCTTTGAAGCCACCACTTCGAAAACAGCACTTGCAGTGTGAAAATGGCTGCAGCGATAAATACCCCTGTAAGCGGGCCATATTCTCCGTATAATCCGAAACCATAACTGTAAAAAATCGTTGTCGCAATAATGGATTGTGTCAAGTAATTGGTAAAAGCCATCCGGCCTGTAAACTGAAAATAGTTAAACAAACGTTTAAACTTACCGCCCCGGTACAGGAGTACAATACTGCATATATAAAAGATGCTCATCATCGCTCCGCCAAACTCATATCCCCATGACATCGCGGTGTCATAGCGCCAATCTTCTCCTTTATAAGGAAAGAAAATTACGGGAAGGATCTTGCTCCCAGCTCCAAGTATGAGTGACAGCAGCCAAAGTTTCCATAACCCTCTGTTTGTGAACGTTCTTTTTTTAGCGGCAAATGCACCGAACAAAAACATTGGTAAAAGACCTGTTATAAAGAATAGAAAATAACGGTTTAAGTCTGTCCATTCTCTAATTCTTTCCTGCATGATCTCAACAAAGGTACCCTCACTATAAATTTTAATCGACTGTTGAATCTCCTGTTCTTGAAGTTCATTTTGAGTGCTTTGATACGCTAGTGCAGTTCCACTTGTCCAATAGTTATACGTTAAAGTGGTCATAAATAAGCTGTATGCTGTAATCAAAACCAGCCCTGTGATAAGCAGCACATTTCTAGGAAATCGATAAAATACAAGCATGAGTAAACCAACTACAGCATACATAATCAAGATATCTCCGTACCAAAAAAGAAGCACATGAAGGATACCAAAAATCAGGAGAACGAACTGCCTTCTTAGGAAGACAGGTGCAAAACTGCGATTTTTCTCTGCTGCCCTCTCTGCCATCAAAACGATGCCAAATCCAAACAAAAACGAAAACATCGTAATAAAGTTTCCTTGAACGAAAAACTCTAACAGCACATTTGTCCAAACGTTGTATGGTTCATTGAAATATTCATAGCTTAATGCACGGATTGGTGAATCAGGTCCGGAAAAAGACTTCATATTTACGAGTAATATGCCAAATATGGCTATGCCGCGCATAATATCTAAGGACTGTATCCGTTCATGATCTTTTACTGGCGTTAACTTCATAATAGGCCCCACTTCAATTTTTTTCGCATGATTCCACTCCCTTTGGTTTATTTTACCGTAAATAGGCAAAAAAGTTAGAATATGATTCATTTTTTGCTATCCTAATAAGAACAGATCATGCATTTTGGGAAGGATGAAAGCGGTTTTGAAAAAATATACGTTAACGATCGTATCGATTGTCTCTATTGCAGCTACTTTGTTATGGCTTTTTGGTCTAGGCTGGACGTTGCAAGATCAGTTTTCTGCTAATGAGAAAGTGGAACAGCCAAAAGAAAAAACAGAATCAACAACAACGAAAAAGCAAGACGGCACACTCACCATTTTTGCATTGGGAGATTCTTTAACCCGCGGAACGGGTGATGCTGATGGCAAAGGGTACACCGGTTACTTAACAGAACGATTAAACGATAAGACAGATCAAGACATCAATCTTCTCAATACCGCAATAAAAGGGGAAACTTCACGCGGGCTATTAAAGCAGCTTCAGCAAAGTGAGATACAGCGTCAAGCCAAACAAGCTGAAGTTATTGTTATGACGATTGGCGGCAATGACTTATTTCAGCAAGGTGCCGCATTAGAGTCGTTAGACATGAACGCGATCAACGGCAAAAAACAGATCTATTTAAACAATGTTAAAAAGATTTACTCGCAGCTAAGAGAGCTTAATAAAGATGCGGTCATCTATCATGTAGGTTTGTACAACCCTTTCAGCAATATGCCTGATGCGAGTACCACTTCTTCAATCGTAAGAGATTGGAACTTTCAATCTGCCGATACAGCAGCAGGCTACGAAAATATTGTCTACGTCCCTACTTTTGATCTATTTCAGCTTCAAGTTGAAAACTATTTATATACCGATCAATTCCACCCTAACACTGAAGGTTATAAGCTGATCGCAGAACGTGTAGCCTCACTGATCAACTTTGAACAGGAGGAAAAGAAATCATGAGCCAAGTCCCAGCACTGCAAGTAGAAAATCTGACAAAAAAAATAAAAGGCAAGCAGATCATTAAAGGTGTTTCTTTTACCCTTGTACCAGGAGAGGTATTTGGCTTTCTTGGGCCGAACGGAGCGGGTAAGACGACAACTATCCGAATGATTGTCGGCTTGATCTCCCCCACTTCAGGAACGATAAAAATCGGCGGTAAAAATGTGCGGACAGAGTTTACTGAAGCGATGAAACATTTAGGATGCATCGTTGAAAACCCTGAACTGTATCCCTACCTGACGGGTTGGGAAAACCTTGAACACTTTGCCAAAATGGATAACTCTATTCCAAAATCAAGATTAGATGAAGTCGTTACACTTGTTGGTTTATCTAATCGTATTCACGACAGAGTGAGTACCTACTCACTTGGAATGAGACAGCGCCTCGGCATTGCACAAGCTCTATTAGGAAAACCGAAAGTTCTTATTTTGGACGAGCCTACAAACGGACTAGATCCTGCTGGTATACGCGAAATGCGTGAATTCATCCGCAAGCTGGCACGCGAGGAAAACTTAAGCGTTCTTGTTTCGTCTCACTTATTGAGTGAGATTCAGCTCATGTGTGACAGAGTCGCGATCATTTCGAAAGGGGCTGTGCTTCGGACGGATTCAGTTCAAAATTTGCTAGCGGAACAAGAACGAGTGATCTGGAAAGCGGAACCCCTAACACTTGCAAAACAGCTTCTGTCTGAGGAAACCGAAGTTACTGAAGGTGCGGATGATACACTGATCACTTTATACAATGAACCGCTTTTGCCAGATTGGAATGCAAAACTCGTAAAGGCCGGAGTAAAAGTTAAAGAAATGAGAACTCAGCTTCCTTCGTTAGAAGATCTGTTCTTAGAAGTAACAGGAGGCGAAAGTATTGATTAATCTTGTCCGGAATGAAATGTTAAAGCTTCTTAGGAAAAAAAGGCTATACGTCATTATCCTGATTATCGCCTTCCTTGTCCCTCTTTTTACTTATGCACAGTTTAAAGAAATTCAAGAGCAGCGTGAAAAATTAGGTAATCAAGATTGGCGAACGGTTCTGCAGCAAGAGATTACTGATACACAGAATCGATTAAGCTCCAGCCGTATTCAAGATGAATGGCGAAAGTATTTGAAGATTAGACTTTCTCAGCAGCAATATTATTTAGAGAACGACATTGATCCCCGTGCACCTGGGGCACCCACGTTCATGCGAATATTTGTTGAAAACTCGATTGATCTTCTTCTTCCGCTTCTCGTAATGGTAATTGTAGCTGATCTTGTATCATCAGAAGCCAGTGGCGGTACGATCAAGCTGCTGCTTACACGGCCTGTAAAAAGATGGCGAATTCTACTAAGCAAGTATTTAGCAATGCTGCTTTCAGTTTCGTTTATCGTCTTATCTGTCGCTGTCCTATCCTACGGGATTTCTGGAGTGGTATTTGGCTATGGCGGCTGGAACATGCCTTTACTGACAGGCTTCACAGTCTCAGGCGATGAACTTTTAACAGATAATGTACACATTGTTCCTCAGTGGCAATATATTCTGATGGAGTTTGGACTCGTATGGTACGTCTGTATGATCGTAGGTACACTGACCTTCATGCTATCCGTACTCCTGCGCAGCACAGCAGCCGTTATGGGAATTATGCTCGCGTCTCTCATTGCAGGTGCTATTCTAGCAAACATGGTATCTTCTTGGGAAAGCGCGAAATACTTCTTTATGGTGAACTTGAACCTTACAAACTATGTAAGCGGAATGGCGACTCCGATCGAAGGAATGTCTTTAGGCTTCTCGATGAGCGTCCTTGCCGTTTGGGGTATTGCTGGGTTCATCATTGCATTTGTTACGTTTTCTAAAAGAGATATCTACTAAGATAGGAAATTGAAAAAGGAAACCGAAGCCGGTTTCCTTTTTTATGTGTCTCGTTATTTGAATTGACGGCCTAATCTGTCCATTCTTGGAGTTAATCTGTTTGATTCAAACGATAATCTGTCTGATCAGCATGATAATTTAGCCATTCGACAACATAACCTGTCCAATTGGCTAGCTCACTACAATTCAAGCAAAATCACACATTAAATTACAAAACAAAAACCGCACTAGGCGGTTTTATTGTGCTTCACTTTTTGATAGGTTCGTCTCTGCTGATGCTCTTTCTTCAGCAATCTTTCTTTTCTTAAGGGTAGCGATTCCTAGAACAAGCAGAATCACCAGAATTTCAAATCCATATTTTACAAAGCCGTTTTCAAAATAAGGCTTCATAAATTTTTCGCCAACGATCATTTTAGAAGCTGTCCATGCAAGAACACCAGCTCCGATTGTGATGATGGACGGATATTTATCAATTACTTTTAAGAACAACGTGCTTCCCCAAACAACGATAGGTACTGAGATTAACAAGCCGATCACTACGAGTAAGAAATCACCGTGTGCCGCCCCTGCTACTGCAAGTACGTTATCAAGTCCCATTACCGCATCCGCAATAATGATTGTTTTAATCGCAGCCCAAACACTGTTTTGTGCTTCAATATCATGATCTTTCTCTTCTACCATCAGTTTGTAAGCAATGTATAAAAGAATCAGTCCACCTGCAAGAAGCAAACCTGGAATCTTAAGAAGCCATACAACAGCAAGTGTTGCAGCCGCACGAATAACGATAGCACCGACAGTACCCCAGATAATAACTTTCTTTTGATTTTCTTTTGGTAAATTTCTAGCAGCCAAGCCGATTACAATAGCGTTATCACCAGCCAAGACTAAGTCGATAACAACGATCGCCAATAAGGCTGACCAGAAATCTGGTGTAATAAAATCCATTTAAAAAATCCTCCCTGTTGAACATCTGTATAATAGTATAACCCTATGTCTATTGAAAAGGGAAATGAATATTCTCAGCGTGCATACCACTTAAAAAAATGAGTACACTGCATGTGTTCTGCCTTGTTTTACTAAGTACAAATCCTGTGTTCTGTTTTGTGGCGCCCCACTATTTTGTCGAGACATTTTCTCCATGTTGTTGTCCGATTATCCAGCCTCAACCTACACAAGTAACCTCTCCTTTAGTTGTTTTTGCAGTTGCACTGTTGTTTATCAAGACGCAGATAAATGAATCTTGAACAGCATTGAGTCTTCAACATCAAGTCATTGATACGAATGAGTGAACGTTTTGTTTCAGAAAAAGCGTTCTTTTTTTTCATTACGGGAATAATGCATGATAGAAACCTTAGAATTGATCTATTTTGGAGGCTACCCTCATGCGCTGGTTTATGAAACAGTGGTTTCATCGTTTTTTTGAAGATAAAGTATTCGATTTGTCTGCACAGCTTGCCTACTATTTTTTAGTCTCTTTGTTTCCTTTTATTTTTCTTATCTTTACCGTCCTGAGCTTTTTGCCTATCTCATCCGCTTATGTTCTTTCTCTTTTCCAGTCTATTGCACCAGAAGAAGCATATACTTTACTAGAGTATAATCTAGTTGCTGTTTTGGATGAACATAGAGGCGATGTTTTATCTCTATCATTAATCATTATGATCTGGCTCGCCACTATTGGGACACATGCCATCATCCGTGTGTTCAACCAAGCCTATCAAGTAGAAGAGAGCCGGCCCTTTTTTAAAGAACTCATCTTAGGCATGTTCTTAACGTTCGGGCTTGTTATTGCGGTTATTACAGCTCTTTTACTGCCTGTTTTTGGACGAACGATCGGGGTATACATATTTGAACGAACAGGGTTTTCACATCCCGTCTGGCATATCTGGGAGACTGCGCGTTATGTGATCGGCTTTTCCGTTCTGCTTTCTATCTTTTCCGCTTTGTATAGATTTGCACCAAACGTAAAACTCACTTTTCGCAACGTTTGGCCTGGGGCTATTTTTTCAACGGCTGGATGGCATTTGTTTTCCTATCTTTTTTCTTCATATGTACTTATTTTTGATTACGGACAAATATACGGAAATTTAGGCGCATTATTAACATTGATGGTGTGGTTCTATATCTCTGCCATGATCTTAATTGCAGGCGGACAGTTGAATGCGATACTGGCTTTAAAATGGCAGTTGAAAAATAAAAAAGATTTTTGAAAACTTCACTTTCTTCAATTGACTTTTTCACATTATCGTAACATCATTGTGTATATACGAAGAATTTACATCTTTTTTTTCGGTCATAATGGATAATGATACCAAAATGCTGACTGGATAAAAATTACGGGGATTGGGGCTGGAAAATGACTGTAAAAAACTTAATCTTATTACTCGTTTTGCTTGCCGGAATCGTCATCTTTGTCTTTTACAGTATACCTCTCCTTCTCGCATTGCTTACGGCTATAATGCTAGAACCAGTAGTGAAATTGTTTATTAGACTTTTTAAAGGCAGACGATTATTGGCCGTCACTGTTACATTTATATTGTATCTTGCTGGTTTCGGAATACTTTCTTACTGGCTAACAACAACGCTTGTTATACAGGTGATTGAGTTTATAACAGTTCTTCCATCCTACTCTGTTCATCTGTTTGAAGTAGCAGAAAATACGTTTTATGAAATGGAAAACTTTTATGCTACATTACCTCCTGAAGTGGTCAGAACGCTTGAAGAGGGATTAGTAGGTTTAAAGGATTATGGGGTTGAAACAGCAAAAAATTTAACTTCAGGTATTTTAGGGTTGATCACTGCCATTCCTGGATTACTGATCTATTTTATCATTTACGTAGTCGCAGTATTTTTATTTTCACTGGACCTCCCACGGCTTTATGCCGAGTTTCTTAACTTGTTCACAACATCTGCACGTGAAAAAGTTGAACTGGTCTTTAGTCAATTATCCAGAGCAACCGTAGGGTTTTTTAGAGCACAAATCATCTTAAGCTTCGTTACATATCTATTAGCTTTAATAGGGCTAATGATTTTAGACGTAGAGTATGCGGTTATACTCGCTCTGTTAATCGTTATTGTTGATATTCTCCCTATCCTTGGTACAGGTTCGTTCCTAGTTCCGTGGGCAGCGTACTCTTTCTTTATCAACAATAATGATCATCTTGCTTTCGGACTTTTAATCATGTTCGGTGTAATTACGATTGTCCGAAGAATCATAGAACCGAAAATACTAGGATCAAGTCTTGGGATATCTGCACTGGCTGCACTAGTTTCGCTCTATATTGGTTTCCAGCTCTTAGGTTTTATTGGTTTAATTGTTGGTCCTGCAATCGTCATCATATACGAAGCGTTAAGAAGTGCAGGATTTATTAAAATTAAAATTGATTTTTAAAGAAGCAAACCATGAAAACGTGTTTCCTTTTAAGAGGAAATGCGTTTTTTTCTAATTAATAGGTTAGAAACACCTACTATGTTGGGAATTATAGAAATGAAGGAAAACAAATGCGAAATTCATACGAATACTTTACTTGGTGAATAATTATTGGAGGAATCTTGATGAGCACTGCAACAAAAGAACGCGATTATTACTTTGACAACGCAAAGTTTATACTTATTTTCCTAGTCGTGTTCGGGCACTTTATTTCCCCGATAAAAAGTCAAAACGATTGGCTTTACACGATTTATAACTTTATTTACACGTTCCATATGCCTGCCTTTATCCTTATCGCAGGATTTTTCACAAAAGGAGTTTGGCGTGACGGCTATCTGCCTAAAATCTTTAAAAAAGTTCTTATTCCTTATTTAGTTTTTCAGTTAATCTACAGCTTTTTCTATTATGATTTGTATGGCAAGAGTGAAGTGAAATTAGACTTTTTCTCACCGCATTGGACACTTTGGTTCTTGTTGAGTTTGGTTTTTTGGAACGTACTATTAAAAGTCTTTGTCAAGATGAAATATCCGCTCGTACTTGCCATTGGAATTGGTGTTGCTGTAGGTTATATTCACGACATCGGAACATTTTTAAGTCTGCTTCGAACGTTTGTCTTCTTCCCAGTATTTCTGCTGGGACATCTGCTTGAGAAGAGAGACTTTAAGAAGATCCTAAAGCCAACAGCAAAAGCGGTATCAGCTGCATTCCTAATTGTTTTATTTATCGCATATCATTTTATTTTTCCGGATGGTACAAAAGAATGGCTGTTGTCCTCATCTTCATATTCTGAAATCCTTGGATATAATACGTGGTACGGTGGGTTTATTAGGCTAGGGATGTACGGGGTGATGTTTGCTGCTACATTCAGCTTCTTAGCACTGTTGCCACGCCGAAAACTGTTTTTCACGGAGTTTGGTGAACGGACATTATATATCTACTTGTTGCATGGATTTGTGCTGAAGTATTTATTTACAACTGATTTATTTGCATCGATAGAAGAAAATGGTGCATACTTTATGATTCTTTTCTTAGCTGTTATCGTGACACTGTTTTTAGCGAGCAAACCTGTTATTGCTCTGGCACAGCCGTTCATTGAACTGCGCTGGTCAAAGCTAAAGAAGTTATTAAAACCAAAGCCTTCTCAGCCAAGAGAGAGTGAAAGTTAAACAAAGAAAAAAACGCAGCTTGCATAAACGCTGCGGTTTTTTTGTATGTTTAAATTTTTAGTTCTTATGAGGGGTTGATATCCGCTCCAGGTGCTCGCTTTCCGCGGGGGGTGCGGTGAGCCTCCTAGCGCTTTGCGCTTTCAGGAGTCTCACCTGCCCCACTCATCCCGCAGGAGTCTCGCACCTTACGCTCCAATCAACTTATCTAAGAAGAAAGTAATATTAAAAAGCAAACATCCTAGAGCATAAAAGGAGCTGCTTCCAAAACAACTGTGCAGCATGAATCTTCAACGCAAGATTCTTAAGCTGCAGGCACGCACCTTAAACTTCAATTAATTTAAACTAGATGCTCCTGCACTTACGTCTAGATCATATGCCCCGCTTCCTCTGCTTGATGAGACTTTTACCTGATAGACTCCTGTGGTTGTCGGCTTGAAGAACGCATGATCTTGACGTT is from Fictibacillus sp. b24 and encodes:
- a CDS encoding YihY/virulence factor BrkB family protein, with the translated sequence MRWFMKQWFHRFFEDKVFDLSAQLAYYFLVSLFPFIFLIFTVLSFLPISSAYVLSLFQSIAPEEAYTLLEYNLVAVLDEHRGDVLSLSLIIMIWLATIGTHAIIRVFNQAYQVEESRPFFKELILGMFLTFGLVIAVITALLLPVFGRTIGVYIFERTGFSHPVWHIWETARYVIGFSVLLSIFSALYRFAPNVKLTFRNVWPGAIFSTAGWHLFSYLFSSYVLIFDYGQIYGNLGALLTLMVWFYISAMILIAGGQLNAILALKWQLKNKKDF
- a CDS encoding TerC family protein, which translates into the protein MDFITPDFWSALLAIVVIDLVLAGDNAIVIGLAARNLPKENQKKVIIWGTVGAIVIRAAATLAVVWLLKIPGLLLAGGLILLYIAYKLMVEEKDHDIEAQNSVWAAIKTIIIADAVMGLDNVLAVAGAAHGDFLLVVIGLLISVPIVVWGSTLFLKVIDKYPSIITIGAGVLAWTASKMIVGEKFMKPYFENGFVKYGFEILVILLVLGIATLKKRKIAEERASAETNLSKSEAQ
- a CDS encoding ABC transporter ATP-binding protein; its protein translation is MSQVPALQVENLTKKIKGKQIIKGVSFTLVPGEVFGFLGPNGAGKTTTIRMIVGLISPTSGTIKIGGKNVRTEFTEAMKHLGCIVENPELYPYLTGWENLEHFAKMDNSIPKSRLDEVVTLVGLSNRIHDRVSTYSLGMRQRLGIAQALLGKPKVLILDEPTNGLDPAGIREMREFIRKLAREENLSVLVSSHLLSEIQLMCDRVAIISKGAVLRTDSVQNLLAEQERVIWKAEPLTLAKQLLSEETEVTEGADDTLITLYNEPLLPDWNAKLVKAGVKVKEMRTQLPSLEDLFLEVTGGESID
- the ytvI gene encoding sporulation integral membrane protein YtvI, which encodes MTVKNLILLLVLLAGIVIFVFYSIPLLLALLTAIMLEPVVKLFIRLFKGRRLLAVTVTFILYLAGFGILSYWLTTTLVIQVIEFITVLPSYSVHLFEVAENTFYEMENFYATLPPEVVRTLEEGLVGLKDYGVETAKNLTSGILGLITAIPGLLIYFIIYVVAVFLFSLDLPRLYAEFLNLFTTSAREKVELVFSQLSRATVGFFRAQIILSFVTYLLALIGLMILDVEYAVILALLIVIVDILPILGTGSFLVPWAAYSFFINNNDHLAFGLLIMFGVITIVRRIIEPKILGSSLGISALAALVSLYIGFQLLGFIGLIVGPAIVIIYEALRSAGFIKIKIDF
- a CDS encoding acyltransferase family protein, which produces MSTATKERDYYFDNAKFILIFLVVFGHFISPIKSQNDWLYTIYNFIYTFHMPAFILIAGFFTKGVWRDGYLPKIFKKVLIPYLVFQLIYSFFYYDLYGKSEVKLDFFSPHWTLWFLLSLVFWNVLLKVFVKMKYPLVLAIGIGVAVGYIHDIGTFLSLLRTFVFFPVFLLGHLLEKRDFKKILKPTAKAVSAAFLIVLFIAYHFIFPDGTKEWLLSSSSYSEILGYNTWYGGFIRLGMYGVMFAATFSFLALLPRRKLFFTEFGERTLYIYLLHGFVLKYLFTTDLFASIEENGAYFMILFLAVIVTLFLASKPVIALAQPFIELRWSKLKKLLKPKPSQPRESES
- a CDS encoding ABC transporter permease, encoding MINLVRNEMLKLLRKKRLYVIILIIAFLVPLFTYAQFKEIQEQREKLGNQDWRTVLQQEITDTQNRLSSSRIQDEWRKYLKIRLSQQQYYLENDIDPRAPGAPTFMRIFVENSIDLLLPLLVMVIVADLVSSEASGGTIKLLLTRPVKRWRILLSKYLAMLLSVSFIVLSVAVLSYGISGVVFGYGGWNMPLLTGFTVSGDELLTDNVHIVPQWQYILMEFGLVWYVCMIVGTLTFMLSVLLRSTAAVMGIMLASLIAGAILANMVSSWESAKYFFMVNLNLTNYVSGMATPIEGMSLGFSMSVLAVWGIAGFIIAFVTFSKRDIY